The Pseudomonas saponiphila DNA window CGCCGACAGCGCGATCAACTCGTTGCCGCGCCTGACCGGGGTGCCGAAACTCATCTACCACAGCATCGACGATCCGATCGTGCCCCTTTCCAACGGCATCCGCGTGTATCAAGCTGCGCCCCCGCCCAGGGTCCTGCAACTGACCCGCGGCGGCCATGTGCAAACCTTTGCCGATCCGACCTGGCGCCGCGTGATGCTGCGCTACCTCGATGATCCGCAGCATTTCGACGGGTTGCGTCGGCTGGGGGAAATCCCCAATTACCCGACGACCCCGAATTCAGCAGTTGAACCTCCAGAGAGTCCGCAATGAGTGAAGAACGCAACGCCATTCCAATGATCATCACTGGTATCTGCAGCATCATCGTTACCGTGGGCAGCCTGTGGTACTACGGCTACCTGCACTTCGCCAAACCGGAAGATGCGCTGCTGCTCAGCGACTTCACCATGCTCAAGACCGTGCCGGGCGAGGACTACAGGATCTCCCTGCAACCGGCCGATGAAGTGGCCCAGTGCATCGACGGCGTGCTGGTGCTGTTCGACACCCAGCAGAAGGGCCTGACCGGGGTCCTGGTAAACAAGAAGAAGCAGGCCGTGCGCTGCATGGGCCAGGAAACTCCGCAGCTGGAGCAGTGATCGGTTCGCCGGCAAGCCGGCTCCTACTGGGATAACCGCATAAAAAAACGCCGCCGACCTGAAGAGGTCGGCGGCGTTGTGTTTCACCTGCCTATATAAGGCAGGGGCTGCATCAGTTGCGGCTGATGGCCGAACGTGGCGCCACCGGCTGGTTGTCGTTGGAAATGGTCACTTCCACGCGACGGTTCATGGCTCGCCCGGAAACGCTGCCGTTATCGGCCACCGGATACTCCTTGCCATAACCCTGGCTGACGATGCGCGACGGGTCGATACCCATGCGGATCAGGGCCATCTGCACCGAGCCGGCGCGGCGCTCGGACAGGGACTGGTTGTAGGAATCGCTGCCGGTGCTGTCGGTGTAGCCTTCGACGATCACCTTGCGATCCGGGTTCTGCTGGAGGAATTGCGCCAGCTTGTTGATGTTCGCCAGGCCGCTGGATTTCAGGTCGGACTTGTTGGTGGCAAACAGCACGTCGCCGAAGGTCACCAGGGTGCCGCGGTCGGTCTGCTTGGCGTTGAGGCTGTCCTGCAACTGTTTGATCTGTGCGTCGCGGGCTTCGAGGATGGCGCGGGCACGCTGGTCGCCGGCGTCCTTGAGCTTGGTTTCGGCGGTGCGCAGGGCAATGGTCTGCTTGGCCACTTCAACCCGCTGGTTGGTCAGGTAGGCCAGTTGGTCGACCTTCTTCTCGTCTTCCTTGTTCAGGTAGGCCTTGTCGGCCTTGTCCATCCAGTCGGCGGCGTCCTTGGTTTCCAGGGCCGCGACCTTGCTCGCCTGCGGGTTGGCTTGCAGGCCGGAGAAATTGGTCCGGGCGCTTTCCAGGTTGGCGTTGGGCGGGGTGGAGCAGGCCGCCAGGGCTACGCTCATGGCCAGCAGGGCAGGGATCATCAGTTGTTTGCGCATAATGTTCGTCCTTTCATTCAAATACGAGTACGTGGGAATCGGCGGCGGCTTACTGCACGCTGCGCATACCTTCCTGACGCAGTTCCTGAACGCCTTTCTGCGAGTCTTTCAGCGCTTGCTCGGCCTTGGCGGCCTGGGCCTTGCGCTCTGCTACGCGGGCATCCCACTCGGCTTGTTCGGCCAGGCGACGGGCTTCGTCGTACTTCTTGTCGTGCATGGCAATCTCGGCTTGCTTGAGCTTGTCCTGGGCCGACTTCATTTCCACGGCGGCGAACTCGGTGCCGCCTGCGCTCACTGCGCTATTGACCGCAGATTGCGTGACCGCGTACTGCTCGGAAGGCGGGTTACCGGCACAACCGGCCAGTACCATGCTGCTACCGAGGGCCAGCGCGGCCAGCTTCAGCCCGCGCAGAGAGGTGAACGAGGATTGGGCAGTGCTGATCTTCATGGTCTTCAACTCCATTGGGTAACTCCTGAAAAACATCAATATCCATCCCGGTCCTGGCGCCGTGACGCTGAGTGACAAGCGCTCATGGCGAAATTTGAAACGGCCGTTCCAGTGATGGCTACTGGGTGTGACCCGAGGCTTTTTTGAATAGTTCAGAGAAAGATGGCGATTGGCCGGAAAAAATCTGACGGCTCGGACAGGGCTCTAAACCGGGAACTTTTGCCGTGCAGCGGGGTATGCCCGGCCCTTTTCAGGGCCGGGGACGATGAGCTTCAACGGGTGTTGGAGAGGGGGGCGACTCAGTGCTTCGGCTTGTCGGACTGGCTGGCCAAGAGTTGCAGATGCTGGCGTGACAGGGCCAGAAAGCGCGGGGTCGGACCGATATCCTCGTAGAGCGGATCGCCTTCCTCGTCGGTGGCCACCACCTGCCGGCCCTGGATGTAGGGGAAGCTGGCTTCCAGCTCTTCCAGGGCGGCGCCGATCAGTTCGCCGAGCAACTCCTCGGTCTGGCGTTTGGGGTACATATCGGAAAGGGCGGCCAGGCGAGCGGCGGCTTCTACGTCCAGGTGAATCCGGTAGGCGGTCTTGCTCAGGCGCCCCTTGGCGTTTTCTTCCCAATGTTGTGCGAGCTCACGGATTTTCATGCTGACCTCGATGAACGCCTGCTCGTGGCAGGTTGGGTTGAGTAACCGGCCGGGGCCGGTGCGTGGCCCTTGTGCGGCCTACCCTTGAGACTAGCCCCATCGGCCGGGGTTGGCCCGGGGTGAACTTGCGCCCTTGCTAAGGCACGCGTGCAAGCGGCACTCTTGAGCCTTCCGTGCCGCCTTGAGTCTGCTGGAGAACACCTCGATGACCGATATTGATGCGCGCTTGCGCGAAGACGTTCACCTCTTGGGCGAACTGTTGGGCAATACCATCCGTGATCAGTACGGGGAGGCTTTCCTCGACAAGATCGAGCAGATCCGCAAGGGCGCCAAGGCCGATCGCCGGGGCTCGCCCGGGGCCGAATTGAGTGCCAGTCTCGATTCCCTGAGCGAAGACGAATTGCTGCCGGTGGCCCGGGCCTTCAACCAGTTCCTCAACCTGGCGAACATCGCCGAGCAGTATCAGTTGATTCACCGCCGCGACGAGTCGCAACCGGCGCCCTTCGAAGCCCGGGTATTGCCGGAGCTGCTGGCGCGCCTGCGGGCCGAGGGGCACTCCGCCGATGCCCTGGCCCGGCAGTTGGCGCGTCTGGAGATCGAGCTGGTGCTCACCGCGCACCCCACCGAAGTGGCACGCCGCACCCTGATCCAGAAATACGATGCGATTGCCGCGCAGCTGGCGGCCCAGGACCATCGCGATCTCACCAGCGCCGAGCGCGGGCAGATTCAGGAACGCCTGCAACGGCTGATTGCCGAGGCCTGGCACACCGAGGAAATCCGCCGCACCCGGCCGACGCCGGTGGATGAGGCCAAGTGGGGGTTTGCGGTGATCGAGCATTCGCTGTGGCAGGCGATCCCCAATTACCTGCGCAAGGCCGACAAGGCGCTGTTCGAAGCCACCGGTCTGCGTTTGCCCCTGGAGGCGGCGCCGATCCGCTTCGCGTCGTGGATGGGCGGTGACCGTGACGGCAATCCCAATGTCACCGCCAGCGTGACCCGCGAAGTCCTGCTGCTGGCGCGCTGGATGGCCGCCGATCTGTATTTGCGTGACGTCGATCATCTGGCCGCCGAGTTGTCCATGCAGCAGGCCAGTCCGGCCCTGCTGGCCAAGGCCGGCGACAGTGCCGAACCCTACCGCGCGCTGCTCAAGCAACTGCGCGAGCGCCTGCGGGCTACCCGCAACTGGGCCCAGGCGGCGCTTGGCGCGGCGGTGCCGGCCGGGCCCGAGGTGCTGCAGAACAATCGCGAGCTGCTGGAGCCCTTGCAGCTGTGCTACCAGTCGCTGCATGAATGCGGGATGGGCGTGATTGCCGATGGCCCGCTCCTCGATTGCCTGCGCCGGGCGGTGACGTTTGGCCTGTTCCTGGTGCGTCTGGATGTGCGCCAGGACTCCAGCCGGCATACCTCGGCCATGACCGAGATCACCGATTACCTGGGCCTGGGGCGCTATGCCGACTGGAGCGAAGAGGACCGCATCGCCTTCCTCAATCGCGAACTGGCCAGCCGGCGGCCGTTGCTGCCGGGCTACTTCAAGCCTTCGGCGGACACTGCCGAAGTGCTTGCCACTTGTCGCGAGATCGCCCAGGCGCCGGCGGCGTCCCTGGGTTCCTACGTGATTTCCATGGCGGGGGCGGCCTCCGATGTACTGGCGGTGCAGCTGCTGCTCAAGGAGTCTGGGGTGCTGCGGCCGATGCGCGTGGTGCCGCTGTTCGAAACCCTGGCGGACCTGGATAACGCCGGCCCGGTGATGGAGAAGTTGCTGCACTTGCCGGGCTATCGCTCGCGGCTGCAGGGGCCTCAGGAGGTGATGATCGGCTACTCGGATTCGGCCAAGGATGCCGGGACCACGGCTGCGGCCTGGGCTCAGTACCGAGCTCAGGAACGGCTGGTGGACATCTGTCGCGAACAGCAGGTGGAGCTGCTGTTGTTCCACGGCCGCGGTGGCACCGTGGGGCGTGGCGGCGGCCCGGCGCACGCGGCCATTCTGTCGCAGCCACCGGGTTCGGTAGCCGGGCGCTTCCGCACCACCGAGCAAGGGGAAATGATCCGTTTCAAATTTGGCCTGCCGGACATTGCCGAGCAGAACCTCAACCTCTACCTGGCCGCGGTACTGGAGGCGACCTTGTTGCCGCCACCACCACCGGAACCGGCCTGGCGTCACCTGATGGACGAACTGGCCAGCGATGGGGTCCAGGCCTATCGCGCGGTGGTGCGGGACAATCCGCAATTTGTCGAGTACTTCCGCCAGTCCACCCCGGAGCAGGAGTTGGGCCGTCTGCCCCTGGGCAGTCGCCCGGCCAAGCGTCGAGCTGGCGGCATTGAAAGCCTGCGGGCCATCCCGTGGATCTTCGGCTGGACCCAGACCCGCCTGATGCTGCCGGCGTGGCTCGGCTGGGAGGCGGCGTTGAGCAAGGCCCTGGCCCGGGGCGAGGGGGAGTTGCTGGGGCAGATGCGTGAACAGTGGCCGTTCTTCCGCACCCGCATCGATATGCTGGAAATGGTCCTGGCCAAGGCCGATGCGGACATTGCCCGCTCTTATGACGAGCGCCTGGTGGAGGCCGAATTGCTGCCATTGGGAGCGCATTTACGCGACCTATTGTCGCAGGCCTGCGCGGTGGTCCTGGGGTTGACCGGACAGTCGCAATTGCTGGCCCACAGCCCCGCCACCCTGGAGTTCATCCGCCTGCGCAATACCTACCTGGATCCGCTGCACCTGCTGCAGGCGGAGCTGCTGGCGCGCTCGCGCAAGCAGGAGGCGCCGCAAGGAAGCCCCGTGGAACAGGCGTTGCTGGTCTCCGTAGCGGGTATCGCCGCCGGTTTGCGCAACACCGGCTGAGGCGCCAGAGGGCTGTTTGCCTGCTCTGGCGCAGCCCTGATCAGGACAAACCCAAGGTGTCGCTCAGATTCATCTGGCGACACTTTGTTATGGGGTTGCGACTTGTTCTACCCGGCCAAAGTGGCACAAAAAGGCCGGGTTCCTCCGACTTTCGACTGCTTGTGCGGGCTGTGTCGGCTGTGTATCTTGATCAGCCTTTGGCCGTTTGGGCGGCCATCACCCTATTTTTGAGATTGGCCCCACGAGGCGAATCCGAGCGTTTCTAAATAAAAAATTGAGGAGCACATCGATGCGCGTAATTCTGCTGGGAGCTCCCGGGGCCGGTAAAGGTACTCAGGCAAAGTTCATCACCGAAAAGTTCGGCATTCCACAGATCTCCACCGGCGACATGCTGCGTGCGGCGGTCAAGGCCGGCACCGAGCTGGGTCTCAAGGCCAAGAGCGTGATGGACAGCGGTGGCCTGGTATCCGACGACCTGATCATCAACCTGGTCAAGGAACGCATCAGCCAGCCTGATTGCGCCAAGGGTTTCCTGTTCGACGGTTTCCCGCGCACCATTCCTCAGGCCGAAGCACTGGTCAAGGCCGGTGTGGAACTGGACAACGTGGTGGAAATCGCGGTCGACGACGAAGAGATCGTCCAGCGTATCGCCGGTCGCCGTGTGCACGAGGCGTCGGGCCGTGTGTACCACACCGTCTACAACCCGCCGAAGATCGCCGGCAAGGACGACATCACCGGTGAAGACCTGGTGCAGCGCAAGGACGACACCGAAGAAACCGTGCGTCATCGCCTGTCGGTCTACCACTCCCAGACCAAGCCGCTGGTGGAGTTCTACCAGCAACTGGCCTCGACCCAGGGCAAGCCGAAGTACAGCCATATCCCGGGTGTGGGTTCGGTGGAAGTGATCACCGCCAAGGTACTTGAAGCCCTGAGCTGAATTACCTGATCGTTTGATCGTTCAACGGCCCGCTTGCGGGCCGTTGCTGTTTATAATGCGTCACTTTTTTCAATGCCGATGGAACCCCGAATGAGCACCTTGCTGGCCCTGGACACCGCGACTGAAGCTTGCTCCGTTGCTTTGCTGCATGACGGCAAGGTTACGAGCCATTACGAGGTGATCCCGCGCCTGCATGCGCAAAAGCTGTTGCCGATGATCCAGGAACTGCTGGCCAATGCCGGGACCACCTTGCAGGCGGTGGATGCCATCGCCTTTGGCCGCGGCCCGGGCGCCTTTACCGGCGTGCGCATCGCCATTGGCGTGGTGCAGGGGCTGGCCTTCGCCCTGGAGCGTCCGGTGCTGCCGGTGTCCAACCTGGCGGTGCTGGCCCAGCGTGCCCTGCGTGAGCACGGTGCGACTCAGGTGGCCGCGGCCATCGATGCGCGCATGGATGAAGTCTATTGGGGCTGCTATCGGGAAACGGCCGGCGAGATGCGCCTGGTCGGGGTCGAAGCCGTGCTGGCGCCGGAAGTCGCGAGCTTGCCGGCAGGCGCCGATGGTGACTGGTTTGGCGCGGGCACGGGTTGGGGGTATGGCCAGCGCATCGCCGTCACTCTCGGCGCTCAGGACGCGG harbors:
- the ppc gene encoding phosphoenolpyruvate carboxylase: MTDIDARLREDVHLLGELLGNTIRDQYGEAFLDKIEQIRKGAKADRRGSPGAELSASLDSLSEDELLPVARAFNQFLNLANIAEQYQLIHRRDESQPAPFEARVLPELLARLRAEGHSADALARQLARLEIELVLTAHPTEVARRTLIQKYDAIAAQLAAQDHRDLTSAERGQIQERLQRLIAEAWHTEEIRRTRPTPVDEAKWGFAVIEHSLWQAIPNYLRKADKALFEATGLRLPLEAAPIRFASWMGGDRDGNPNVTASVTREVLLLARWMAADLYLRDVDHLAAELSMQQASPALLAKAGDSAEPYRALLKQLRERLRATRNWAQAALGAAVPAGPEVLQNNRELLEPLQLCYQSLHECGMGVIADGPLLDCLRRAVTFGLFLVRLDVRQDSSRHTSAMTEITDYLGLGRYADWSEEDRIAFLNRELASRRPLLPGYFKPSADTAEVLATCREIAQAPAASLGSYVISMAGAASDVLAVQLLLKESGVLRPMRVVPLFETLADLDNAGPVMEKLLHLPGYRSRLQGPQEVMIGYSDSAKDAGTTAAAWAQYRAQERLVDICREQQVELLLFHGRGGTVGRGGGPAHAAILSQPPGSVAGRFRTTEQGEMIRFKFGLPDIAEQNLNLYLAAVLEATLLPPPPPEPAWRHLMDELASDGVQAYRAVVRDNPQFVEYFRQSTPEQELGRLPLGSRPAKRRAGGIESLRAIPWIFGWTQTRLMLPAWLGWEAALSKALARGEGELLGQMREQWPFFRTRIDMLEMVLAKADADIARSYDERLVEAELLPLGAHLRDLLSQACAVVLGLTGQSQLLAHSPATLEFIRLRNTYLDPLHLLQAELLARSRKQEAPQGSPVEQALLVSVAGIAAGLRNTG
- the adk gene encoding adenylate kinase gives rise to the protein MRVILLGAPGAGKGTQAKFITEKFGIPQISTGDMLRAAVKAGTELGLKAKSVMDSGGLVSDDLIINLVKERISQPDCAKGFLFDGFPRTIPQAEALVKAGVELDNVVEIAVDDEEIVQRIAGRRVHEASGRVYHTVYNPPKIAGKDDITGEDLVQRKDDTEETVRHRLSVYHSQTKPLVEFYQQLASTQGKPKYSHIPGVGSVEVITAKVLEALS
- the tsaB gene encoding tRNA (adenosine(37)-N6)-threonylcarbamoyltransferase complex dimerization subunit type 1 TsaB; protein product: MSTLLALDTATEACSVALLHDGKVTSHYEVIPRLHAQKLLPMIQELLANAGTTLQAVDAIAFGRGPGAFTGVRIAIGVVQGLAFALERPVLPVSNLAVLAQRALREHGATQVAAAIDARMDEVYWGCYRETAGEMRLVGVEAVLAPEVASLPAGADGDWFGAGTGWGYGQRIAVTLGAQDAGMLPHAEDLLTLAKFAWERGEAIVADEAQPVYLRDKVATPKAR
- a CDS encoding OmpA family protein is translated as MRKQLMIPALLAMSVALAACSTPPNANLESARTNFSGLQANPQASKVAALETKDAADWMDKADKAYLNKEDEKKVDQLAYLTNQRVEVAKQTIALRTAETKLKDAGDQRARAILEARDAQIKQLQDSLNAKQTDRGTLVTFGDVLFATNKSDLKSSGLANINKLAQFLQQNPDRKVIVEGYTDSTGSDSYNQSLSERRAGSVQMALIRMGIDPSRIVSQGYGKEYPVADNGSVSGRAMNRRVEVTISNDNQPVAPRSAISRN
- a CDS encoding DUF4398 domain-containing protein codes for the protein MELKTMKISTAQSSFTSLRGLKLAALALGSSMVLAGCAGNPPSEQYAVTQSAVNSAVSAGGTEFAAVEMKSAQDKLKQAEIAMHDKKYDEARRLAEQAEWDARVAERKAQAAKAEQALKDSQKGVQELRQEGMRSVQ
- a CDS encoding pilin assembly protein, with the translated sequence MKIRELAQHWEENAKGRLSKTAYRIHLDVEAAARLAALSDMYPKRQTEELLGELIGAALEELEASFPYIQGRQVVATDEEGDPLYEDIGPTPRFLALSRQHLQLLASQSDKPKH